A genomic segment from Amphiprion ocellaris isolate individual 3 ecotype Okinawa chromosome 17, ASM2253959v1, whole genome shotgun sequence encodes:
- the entpd2b gene encoding ectonucleoside triphosphate diphosphohydrolase 2 codes for MAQRSAHLVVPIALLLFGLVAILLLTIPAEDVQEPPGFMYGIVLDAGSSHTALYIYKWPADKQNGTGVVTQHSECHVKGGGISSYAGQQGAAGQSLEVCLDQAVKDIPKDRHRLTPVYLGATAGMRLLHISSPDQSVQILQEVGHKIHSYPFNYQGAAILSGQEEGAYGWVTVNYLLENFIKYGFEGRWFSPSRPTVGALDFGGASTQITFATEEKIEDKHVMKLRLYGHEYSLYTHSFLCYGQDQFLKRLMAHIIKSQGYSDSVTHPCFPADVSRVLKFNGIFDSPCTAKYKPSSYDPQASLTVHGSGNYQHCLGNVSELFSFSGCKFSQCSFDDVFQPNVTGGFMAFSAFYYIHSFLQRVTGVTVRTPTELDETAKEVCSMSFNEMMLRAPDLKSRLLNYCAASVFMEILLLRGYGFNDASFQRISFQKKAGDASVGWALGYMLSLSNMLPAERMELRKALTPGAWGTLIFLFVLLLAAVLVFILFRVCDVRKKKGSSESNI; via the exons ATGGCTCAGCGCTCCGCTCACCTCGTCGTGCCCATCGCGCTGCTGCTCTTCGGGCTCGTTGCCATCCTGCTGCTCACGATCCCCGCCGAAGACGTCCAGGAGCCGCCCGGGTTCATG TATGGGATAGTCCTGGATGCTGGATCTTCACACACAGCTTTGTATATTTACAAGTGGCCAGCAGACAAACAGAATGGCACAGGAGTGGTCACCCAGCACAGCGAATGCCATGTTAAAG GCGGAGGGATCTCGAGCTATGCAGGCCAACAGGGAGCAGCAGGGCAGAGCTTGGAGGTTTGTCTCGACCAGGCGGTGAAGGACATCCCTAAAGACCGGCATCGGCTCACACCTGTGTACCTGGGAGCCACAGCTGGCATGAGGCTTCTGCA tatttccaGTCCGGACCAGTCGGTTCAGATTCTGCAAGAAGTGGGTCACAAAATCCACTCATACCCTTTCAACTACCAGGGAGCTGCGATACTTAGCGGTCAAGAAGAAGGAGCATATGGCTGGGTTACTGTCAACTATCTCTTAGAGAACTTCATTAAG TATGGCTTCGAGGGCCGCTGGTTCAGCCCCAGCAGGCCGACAGTGGGAGCGCTTGATTTTGGCGGAGCGTCCACGCAGATAACATTTGCCACTGAAGAGAAAATCGAGGACAAACACGTGATGAAGCTGCGTCTCTACGGCCACGAATATTCTCTGTACACTCACAGCTTCCTGTGCTACGGCCAGGACCAGTTCCTCAAGAGACTGATGGCTCATATCATAAAg tctCAGGGTTACTCGGACTCAGTCACCCACCCCTGTTTTCCTGCAGACGTCAGCAGGGTGTTGAAGTTCAATGGTATATTTGATTCTCCATGTACTGCAAAGTACAAACCCAGCTCGTACGACCCTCAGGCCTCTCTGACAGTACACGGCAGCGGAAATTACCAGCACTGCCTGGGCAACGTTTCTGAGCTGTTCTCCTTCAGCGGCTGTAAATTCTCCCAGTGCTCCTTCGACGACGTCTTCCAACCAAATGTCACCGGCGGCTTCATG GCGTTCTCTGCCTTCTACTACATTCACTCCTTCCTGCAGAGAGTTACTGGCGTCACTGTTAGAACTCCGACAGAACTGGACGAGACAGCAAAGGAAGTGTGCAGCATGAGTTTCAATGAG ATGATGCTTCGAGCTCCAGATCTGAAGTCTCGTTTGCTGAATTATTGCGCTGCCTCCGTGTTTATGGAGATTCTGCTGCTGAGAGGTTACGGCTTCAACGACGCCTCATTCCAACGCATTTCCTTCCAGAAAAAG GCTGGAGACGCCTCGGTCGGCTGGGCTTTGGGCTACATGCTGAGTTTGAGCAACATGCTGCCTGCAGAGCGAATGGAGCTGAGGAAGGCTTTGACCCCCGGAGCTTGGGGAaccctcatcttcctcttcgTGCTGCTCCTCGCCGccgtcctggtcttcatcttaTTCCGAGTTTGCGACGtgaggaagaagaaaggaagCAGTGAAAGCAACATCTAG
- the phpt1 gene encoding 14 kDa phosphohistidine phosphatase isoform X2: MCTQTKAAALMANLPPADIDPSGVFKYVLVRVHSREEGDDSEVDVVRGYGWAEYHADIYDKVSEELEKSGDLDCECIGGGRIKHDPQAKKIHVYGYSMGFGRANHAVSTEKLKARYPDYELCSGQPPNCKLLRLQQMNLVILKTSAS, from the exons ATGTGCACTCAGACTAAAGCTGCCGCCCTCATGGCGAACCTCCCTCCGGCTGACATCGACCCGTCCGGAGTCTTCAAATACGTCCTGGTCCGAGTCCACAGCCGGGAGGAGGGAGACGATTCGGAGGTGGACGTGGTCCGAGGATACGGCTGGGCGGAGTACCACG cTGATATTTACGACAAGGTTTCAGAAGAGCTGGAAAAAAGCGGAGACCTGGACTGTGAGTGTATCGGAGGAGGAAGAATCAAACATGATCCTCAGGCCAAGAAGATCCACGTGTACGGATACTCCATG GGATTTGGACGAGCAAACCACGCAGTGTCAACTGAGAAACTCAAGGCTCGCTATCCAGACTATGAG ctcTGTTCCGGACAACCGCCGAACTGTAAACTGCTTAGATTACAGCAAATGAACCTGGTCATCCTGAAGACATCCGCTAGTTAG
- the phpt1 gene encoding 14 kDa phosphohistidine phosphatase isoform X1, with protein sequence MCTQTKAAALMANLPPADIDPSGVFKYVLVRVHSREEGDDSEVDVVRGYGWAEYHADIYDKVSEELEKSGDLDCECIGGGRIKHDPQAKKIHVYGYSMGFGRANHAVSTEKLKARYPDYEQLCSGQPPNCKLLRLQQMNLVILKTSAS encoded by the exons ATGTGCACTCAGACTAAAGCTGCCGCCCTCATGGCGAACCTCCCTCCGGCTGACATCGACCCGTCCGGAGTCTTCAAATACGTCCTGGTCCGAGTCCACAGCCGGGAGGAGGGAGACGATTCGGAGGTGGACGTGGTCCGAGGATACGGCTGGGCGGAGTACCACG cTGATATTTACGACAAGGTTTCAGAAGAGCTGGAAAAAAGCGGAGACCTGGACTGTGAGTGTATCGGAGGAGGAAGAATCAAACATGATCCTCAGGCCAAGAAGATCCACGTGTACGGATACTCCATG GGATTTGGACGAGCAAACCACGCAGTGTCAACTGAGAAACTCAAGGCTCGCTATCCAGACTATGAG cagctcTGTTCCGGACAACCGCCGAACTGTAAACTGCTTAGATTACAGCAAATGAACCTGGTCATCCTGAAGACATCCGCTAGTTAG
- the phpt1 gene encoding 14 kDa phosphohistidine phosphatase isoform X3, which produces MCTQTKAAALMANLPPADIDPSGVFKYVLVRVHSREEGDDSEVDVVRGYGWAEYHADIYDKVSEELEKSGDLDCECIGGGRIKHDPQAKKIHVYGYSMGFGRANHAVSTEKLKARYPDYEVTWDNEGY; this is translated from the exons ATGTGCACTCAGACTAAAGCTGCCGCCCTCATGGCGAACCTCCCTCCGGCTGACATCGACCCGTCCGGAGTCTTCAAATACGTCCTGGTCCGAGTCCACAGCCGGGAGGAGGGAGACGATTCGGAGGTGGACGTGGTCCGAGGATACGGCTGGGCGGAGTACCACG cTGATATTTACGACAAGGTTTCAGAAGAGCTGGAAAAAAGCGGAGACCTGGACTGTGAGTGTATCGGAGGAGGAAGAATCAAACATGATCCTCAGGCCAAGAAGATCCACGTGTACGGATACTCCATG GGATTTGGACGAGCAAACCACGCAGTGTCAACTGAGAAACTCAAGGCTCGCTATCCAGACTATGAGGTGACCTGGGACAATGAAGGATACTGA